The nucleotide sequence CCGGCCCCTATAGAACAGCCGGAAGTTCAAAAAATCTCTTCCGCATTCGATACGGAGAAGGAGAAGTAACTTTTCATCCGACCTCCTATGAAAAGATGGCGGGAAGCTTTCATTTATGTACAAGCTGGTTTTTAAAGACGGGGAGAAAATTGTATCTTTTCCGTTCCAGCATGGGGAAGTCCGCATCGGAAGAGCTTCCGATAATGATCTAGTCATCAACGATTTTGGCGTTTCCCGGCACCATGCAAAAGTGGTTGTAGAAAACGGCCAATCTTATATCGTTGATCTTGAATCCCGCAACGGAACCAGGGTAAACAACGCTCTGGTTACCAGACGGCCGCTTACGGATGGTGATGAAATCAGTCTTGGAAAATTTACCATTCGCTTCACAAAAACCACCGATGATCAAGTTCAAATAGACGAAGGAAAAGAAGAGAGTCTTTCCAGTCCCGGCACGTTCATCAAACCGATCAGCGACATTCGAAGAATCATTCCGGAATCTGTTTCTGTCACGGATGTTCAAGCGCACGAACCGGCAGCGATTCGAAACATTCAGAAGAGCAACCAGATTCTGCAGATTCTTATCGCGGTGGCAAAATCCCTTCTGACCGTGCAACCCCTGGACGAGGTTTTGAATCTTGTCATGAATTTGATTTTTGATCATTTGCCGGCGGAGCGCGGGTTCTTGATGCTTTACGATGAGCATACCCGCGAGTTGACTCCGAAGGTTGTGAAATACCGAAACCAGGCGAGCGATTCAGGAAAAATTACGATCAGCAGGACCATGACAAACAAGGTATTTCAAGATAAGGTTTCGATCTTGACTTCTGATGCTCAAATGGATCCACGATTTGATGGTGGCGCCAGCATTATTTTCCATAGCATTCGCTCGGCGATGTGCGCTCCGCTCTGGAACAAAGATGACGTCATCGGCGTTGTCTTTATCGATTCCTCTACGAGATCGGGATCGTTCAGCACCGAAGATCTGGACCTACTCACAGCGCTTGCGAATTACGCGGCGATCGGGATCGAGCAAGCCCGTCTGAATGAGAAGATCAAGGAAGAGCTCAAACGGCGTAGCCAGCTCGAACGATATCACTCTCCTGCGGTCGTCAACCGGATCATTTCCATGAGCTCCACAGACAGCAGCATCGAAGCGCAGGAATTGGATGTTACCGTTCTGTTTGCAGACATAGTTGGATTCACCAGCATGGCGGAAAACATGGAACCGCACCGCGTTTCCCTGATATTGAACGACTACTTCACGGAGATGACGGACATCATTTTCAGTAACGACGGAACCCTCGATAAGTTTATCGGGGATGCCATCATGGCTATTTTTGGCGCGCCGATTCCGATGGAGGACCATGCCCTGCGAGCTGTGAAAACGGCGTTGGAGATGAAGAAGCGTTTGCAGGAGCTGAACGAAGAAAAATTCACCACGGTGCCTATCCAAATTCGAATTGCTATCAATAGTGGACGGGTTGTGGCCGGGGATATCGGTTCCCCGAAACGTATTGAATACACAGTTCTAGGGAATACTGTTAATGTGGCATCGCGATTGGAATCATCGGTGGCCCGTCCGGATCAGATCGTGGTGGGGGAAAATACTCAGGCGATGATCGCCGATCTCGTCGAAACGGCATCCTTAGGTCCGTTCAATTTGAAGGGACTGGAAAAGTCGATTATGGTATATGAGATCCTGGGGGAAAAATCGTAATCGTGATCTGGATCGTAATCGTTATCGTTGATCAAGATCGTCAGTCTCGCGATTGCGAACACGATTAGGATTTATGATCACGATTAAGATCATGATCAGGATTACGATTTAAGAATGGCGATCTTCAAAGAGACCAAGATAAAGACCAGCATTTTAGTGACGCTCACTCTGCTGTTCTTT is from bacterium and encodes:
- a CDS encoding FHA domain-containing protein, which encodes MYKLVFKDGEKIVSFPFQHGEVRIGRASDNDLVINDFGVSRHHAKVVVENGQSYIVDLESRNGTRVNNALVTRRPLTDGDEISLGKFTIRFTKTTDDQVQIDEGKEESLSSPGTFIKPISDIRRIIPESVSVTDVQAHEPAAIRNIQKSNQILQILIAVAKSLLTVQPLDEVLNLVMNLIFDHLPAERGFLMLYDEHTRELTPKVVKYRNQASDSGKITISRTMTNKVFQDKVSILTSDAQMDPRFDGGASIIFHSIRSAMCAPLWNKDDVIGVVFIDSSTRSGSFSTEDLDLLTALANYAAIGIEQARLNEKIKEELKRRSQLERYHSPAVVNRIISMSSTDSSIEAQELDVTVLFADIVGFTSMAENMEPHRVSLILNDYFTEMTDIIFSNDGTLDKFIGDAIMAIFGAPIPMEDHALRAVKTALEMKKRLQELNEEKFTTVPIQIRIAINSGRVVAGDIGSPKRIEYTVLGNTVNVASRLESSVARPDQIVVGENTQAMIADLVETASLGPFNLKGLEKSIMVYEILGEKS